One Triticum dicoccoides isolate Atlit2015 ecotype Zavitan chromosome 3B, WEW_v2.0, whole genome shotgun sequence genomic window, TGTAACTTTGTTTTTTACTGGTCATTCTTCGTTCAGTTGTCTTCCCATTGTACCGCACATTTTCCTTGATAATTATCAGATTTATAAGATGCCCTTTCGGTGTGTCACCATCTCTAACTCTCTCGGTGGCATCTCAATAGTCTACAGTGTGCCCAATACGTAACGAATCATGCATAAGGTTCACTAACCTCGAAGGATTTCGATAGATGCAATAGCATGTCGGCCACAAAAACTTAGACATCTGAATACGTTGTGTCAAGTTCAAGGGCACGCCCAATTCCCACAAGGCAAGTTGCCGCGCCATTGCTTCATCGATGTACCACCGTAAGACAATACCATGGTCAAGAGAAGAAGCATGAGAAAACAAAATGGCAGTAGCCTCCGCCCACCACCACCCACGCAAACAtcgctatgaagatcatggtggggAGAGGTGGGGGGCATTCTAGTCCACACAACGTTGCATCCACCGTTTAGACGCCGCCACCAAAGAACATGAGTAATATACAAAATGTAATCTACACGTGAAGCAACAATACGAGTTGGTTCCACCCACCTCCCAGGGGTGAGAAGGCTGCCTAAGATAAGGGTGATGTACGTAAATGGTGGTGGGAGATGTTGGCGGCTAGTTcttttattattattttgcacTAGAATTATTCGGTTTTGTAGTTCGTATTTCTTGCACTCACGTGTTACCTTAGGAAATAATCGGACTTTATTGATTAACTAAGATAGTACGTCAGATCAAAGACACCGAAACTCAAGCGACTAACAAATTTTTGTTATCAAACTAAAAGTTACATTAAAAACATTTAAAGTGGTCATCTCCGGCTCCACCTTTTGCGAATGGTGTTCCTCCAAACCTCCGACTGAAAGACGCTGGAGACCAAATATGCACAAGCAGGACTAACCTCGAATATTTCCAAGAGCTGCTTGATTCGCTCATCCTAATAGGTGAGAACCCAAGACCGTTGGACCCGCTATGGCTAGGTACAAAACCTTTGCTAGGCATGTGGTCTGTGGTGGGGGACACGCCCCTTATAAAGCAGGTTTTTTAACTGTAGATTGATCACTATACCACTTGGGAAGAAGTCTGCGAGGACAAAACAACAAAAATATGAGTACCATTGACAAAACCAAACTTCACATCAGCGACACTACTACCATCGCCAATACATGTTGAATCTTCAGACGACAAAGAATCAGATATATGGTTGTCGATCTTTGGGTCCAATACATCACCAACTTTTCGATATTGATTGTGTTGACCATGATATTCACAACAAGAAGGGATTAGCATCACGAGATGTTTATTCTACGTGACGACGTCTCCACCTTCATAACACTGTTACTAATAACATATAGATCTAACATGGAGGAAAGAAAATATAACATAATCTAGACGTAGATTTGGCGTTTCGTGTTCTGAGACGTAACTGCATTGTAAGCGAGGAGAACCATTACAAGGACAgtaatggtggcttttttgagaaaATACTCCCAAAGGACATCTCATATTCATCTCAAGGAAAACAATAGTAAATCGAAGGACAACAAGAtagaaaagtaaaaacaaaataacATAAAAAATCATACTGATCGTATTCTTCCTTTGATTGTTTGTCATCCGCCGAAGCTTGAAAAATCAGCGAACAAGTAGGAAGAGATGCAAACATACCTGCAAATGCCCTTGCCATACAAGGCTTTGAAGACCGTAATAGCCACTCGATGGTAACAGCAAGATCTAGCAGCTGCTATAGGAACATTGGTTGAGGCAACGCAGGATAGCAATCCTTCACCATCAATCCAGAGGGTTGTAGAAACAGGACTCTACtgcagaacaaaatgaatgaagaGGTTGAAGTCGCCGCGCGAATAGCCAGTCAACTGGTTCCCTTAATAGACATACCAACTGCCAAGACCTAAACAGAACCAACAGTGCAACACCTACTTTCATAGGCCCTTCATTGACGCTGAATTGGAAACCATTTTGGTAGGGAGAGGCTGAAGAGAACTTATTTCAAGACAACAAAGAGGATGGGTCCCCACTCTTCTGGACGCTGGCCGGAACCGAGATCGCGGCATGGAAAAACCCTAGCGACTACGGCTGTTTGTTAACACAAGACGGATGGAGCAATACCCGTGGCTAGATCTTGCTAACGGCTTCGGGGACATTATATTGGGTGTTTTACATTCTTGCCTTAGTTGGTTCCCATCATACGGTTTTACCCCTAGTTTTCGATTGTGCTCAATTTTGTTCCAAAACTGTTAGGTGCTTTTATGAAAATATCCTTTCGTGTCGTTTTCATCTGGTCAGAGGCGTTTGACTATGATTGTGCCAAGTTGTAGATTGTGTTGTCCCTTCATGTCGCTTCAATGACAACATTGTTGTAGTCTCGGTTTTGAAACATTTTGGAGTAGAGTTGCTTCGAGATTTGCAGCAAGAAAAGGCAGTGTTTCCTACTCTCATTCTACTATTGCGTTAGAGAAATAGCATGCGTTACTCCCTCTTGACAGAATGTTCATCGGTCATAGAGTTCTTCAGTTTAACTATCAAAACATAATAGTTTATAAAAAATATATGTTTCAATCTCATTCGGCGACAAATGTAAAGATATACTTTTTGTACAACATAACACATATATATttagcgaaccaacctgtggttggatggttagagggactgtggtatccccagcccaccagggttcaaatcctggtgctcgcatttattcctggatttatttcaggatttccggcgatgcgcattcagtgggaggagacgttcccatcgacgacgaggtgcctacggtgacttcgtaaatttcaagatgatatgccggctcagtctttcggaggtgctcataggggtagggtgtgcgtgtgtgcgttcatagggatgagtgtatgcgcgtgtatatgagcgcttgtgtctgtactgatgttaaaaaaaacaCATATATATTTCTAAAAAGGTTCAAATATGTGTCCAACTTATAAACCAGGATAGAGGAAGTAATGACTAATCTATTCGCAAAAAAAGAAGTACTGACTAATCACCAAGCGTTCAGAATTTATTGGTATACACGGTGACCTCTTAGTTCATTGTTTATTGTTTTGATGTAGCTTACCACTCATGACCTCTTAGTTCAATCAGCATTCTTCTTGCTGTTGTGCCACCATGCATGCGAAAAGCAGGTACGTGCCGAAGTTGCCGACGCAGAGCATGGCGAAGAAATAGTCCAGGACTCCAGGTGGCCATCGTTGATGTCGTCGGGATCCACCCACGCCGCCCGCCTCTCCACCACAACAAGGAGAAGCGCCGAGCTCGCGTATTTGAACGCCGCTCCGGACGGCGTCCCGCGCCTGGtcgtagaagaactccatttgcccgATGAACGTGAACACCTCGGCGGCGCCCACCTACACTGCGGCACCTCCCAGAAGTACACGTGAACGTCCTCGTGGATACTGCGAGCACCGTGAAGTGCTCCGAAAGCGGCCGGGCGGCGAGCAGCTGTGATCGGCGTCTAGCATTTCCAGCACGAGGCGGCGATGACGGGCTTTCCCTTCCATCCAAGCACGAGGCATCCCTTCTCCTCGGCCACCGTGTATCCGCTGCCGCCGGCGTTCTCCTCCAGCCACTCCCGCGCCTTGGCCGCCATCTTGAAGGGCATGGCCTGGAAGCCCGCGCGGCTCATGCGGCGCCGCCACTGGTCCGCGCGCTCGTGCCGCTCCACGCGCGCCGCGCCCTCGCACCCGACCACGTTGCGGATCTCGGCGCCGAAGTGGAACTGCTCCACGCGCGCGCGCCGGGCGTCGTAGCGCGGGAGCGCCGCGTCGAGGGCGTCGAACAGCGCGGCGTAGTAGTGGAGCGCCTCCATGAACCGCCCCAGGAAGAAGGGCCCGTTGTGGCCGGCGTCCTGCTCCACGAGCACGAACGCCTTCGGCGAGAGCTTGCGGATAGTCTGCAGCACCGAGTTGAGCGCGCCGCGGCTCTCCTTCACCACGCAGTGCAGCTCCAGGACGCTGTTGATGGCCACGGCCTCGTCGGCCTCGACGCCAAGGTCGTCCACGTGGAGGCTCTCCAGGGTGCGGTCGACGGCCATGAACTCGAGGGTCATCCCGAGCTCCTCCGCGTACGCCTCGAGCTCGCGCCCGACGGCTCTCATGGTGTCTACGCGGGCGCCGACGCCGGTGACGCGAACGCGCGCCGGCTTGCCGCTGGCCCGTGTGGCGAGGCTGTCGAGCAGGGCGCGCCACTGGTGGCCGCGGTTCAAGCCCATCGTCATGCCGAGGTCCACCACGTGGACGTTGGTCTCTCCCTCGAAGGCTTCCAGGATGGACGTGTTCGCCACGAAGTGCGCGAAGCGCAGGTACGGGCACAGCTCGTACGCCACGGCGAGCGCCTCGCCGCGCGCCCCGTCGAGGCACGACGACCGCGGGACACAGAACGCCATGCTGGCCGGGCCCAACGCCGGCGGGTGCGCCAGGGCCAGCCGGTCCGCCAGGCCCTGCACGAAGCACGACGCGACGCGCTGGAACGCCGTGCCGTGCACGGGCGCGCCAACCTGCAGCTCACGCAGCAGCGCAGCCGCCTGCGCGCGATCGCGGCACGCCACGGCCTCGGCGCAGGCGACAAGCAGCTGCACGAGCCGCATGCCATCAgctccgctgccgccaccgccggccCGGACGTCGTCCACGGCGACCAGCGCCTCACCTTGTTCCTCGAACCCGCCACTGCCGACCGGCGATGACGACcgttccatggcctccatggcctccaccttctGCTTGCACGTCTCAAGAACGTCCCGGAACTGCTTCGTCTTCCTGACGCGCGACGACTCGAGGTCGGCCTGCGCCGGTGGCCAAGACGCCTGGTACGGCGAGCTGAGGTAGTCGACCCTGGTCGCCTTGTGAGCCCGGAGGCCGAGCTCCAGCTCGTCGGCGTCCACGGCTACCTCCTCAATGCCGAAGTAGTAAGGATGGTCGTAGTCTGGTTCCTGGTTAGTGCAAATCGAGGAGGCATCTTGGTGTGATTGCCATGAGGAGGAGGTGGTGAAGGAGCTGGGCAACATCGGCATTTTCGTGAGTGGTGTCTAACGCACTGGGGTTAGTTAATTAGATCTTGTTGCAAGGCAAATGAGCTAATTAACTTGGTAGTGGGTTCAATCAACCACTATATATAGAGCGAGCTTCCTGGGTGACATACATACGACGGCATATGTA contains:
- the LOC119281832 gene encoding GRAS family protein RAD1-like, which produces MPMLPSSFTTSSSWQSHQDASSICTNQEPDYDHPYYFGIEEVAVDADELELGLRAHKATRVDYLSSPYQASWPPAQADLESSRVRKTKQFRDVLETCKQKVEAMEAMERSSSPVGSGGFEEQGEALVAVDDVRAGGGGSGADGMRLVQLLVACAEAVACRDRAQAAALLRELQVGAPVHGTAFQRVASCFVQGLADRLALAHPPALGPASMAFCVPRSSCLDGARGEALAVAYELCPYLRFAHFVANTSILEAFEGETNVHVVDLGMTMGLNRGHQWRALLDSLATRASGKPARVRVTGVGARVDTMRAVGRELEAYAEELGMTLEFMAVDRTLESLHVDDLGVEADEAVAINSVLELHCVVKESRGALNSVLQTIRKLSPKAFVLVEQDAGHNGPFFLGRFMEALHYYAALFDALDAALPRYDARRARVEQFHFGAEIRNVVGCEGAARVERHERADQWRRRMSRAGFQAMPFKMAAKAREWLEENAGGSGYTVAEEKGCLVLGWKGKPVIAASCWKC